The DNA sequence CTCTAACGCCAATCTCGCCAGCGAGAACGATGGCTTCAACGTGGTTGGTCTCAGCTATGGCTATTTCTGGTAGTCCTTTTGGGCATAAAAAAGCGCAGCCCTGAGGTTGCGCTTTTCATCAAACGGATAGGCTAACTAAGCCTAGGGACAAGATGCGCCGTAGATCTCGCTCACCCAACTGCTGTTGTCGATGAAAGGATTACGGTTCTTCTGCCACTCGAACACACGGTTGTTGCGGCGGCGCTCCCAGTCGCTGACCGGATCTTGCTGGTGCCAGCGATACAGGGTACAGAGATCTCCAAGCAGAGCCTCACCATTACCGGTAACACCACTCACCACGCTGAGATCCGGCGTGCCACTGGCATCGTTACCCTCATACCTGACATCCATATAGAACACCATACGCGCCACATCGCCCTTCACCTCATCGCGCGGCTCGAAGCTATCGGCATCAGTAAAGTTGCCCGGCGCCTCTGAGATCTCATCGCCGCCGGCGGCAAAGTCTTTGTTGCTGCGGCTGCTGTTCACCGTAACATCTGCCGGACGCAGGTGATGCAGGTCGGTATAGGCATACTGACTGCTGCTAGGGAAGCCATGGCTCTTGGCCCAGACGTGTTCACGGTTCCAGGCATCAAGTGAGGTACTCAATCCGGCCCGATTCGTCTTAGGCTCAGAGCGGCCCGAGTACAGCAAGATCACATTGTTGCTGTTGGCCGGATCTTCATCGGCATAGTTAAGTCCATCCCACACCTGGCTATAGCTGAAACGGGTATGGCCCTTAATGATCCCATTCAGGCTGGCCTTTAGCGCCGCGCCGCTTTTGCCTATCGCATCGCCATAGTAGCTGGTATAGACATAATCGCCATTGTCGCCGGCCGAGCCGTCACCGCCAGTGCCCGAGCCACTACCTGAACCATCGCCAGAGCCAGAACCATCGCCGCCACTCGCCACGTTATAACTTAGGCTGAGCGACACGCCACTAAAGGCCTCATAGGCATTGATGTTCACATAGTAACGCCCGACCACAGGCGTGGTGACGCTGCACTGCTCGTTGTTGCCAGTAAGATAAGGGGCACAGTCATACTCTGACAGCGTAGGCTCGCTGCCCTGGCGCAGATAGAGATCGGCATCCCCTGTGCCACCACTCATGGTGACCACCACATCGCTCGCCCCTTGAGGAAGGTCGAACAGGTAGCTGAGGCTCAGCCCCTTGGCGGCGTTAAGGTCAGATTTTGGCTGACCATTGCCCAGCTGATTGTCGCTGCCACCTGCGGAGGTGTCGCAGCTATCCAGGCTACCCGTGCCCGGCGTGCCGGCGTTATCCATGGCGCTCCAGTCGGCCTGTGACTTAGTGTTGATCACAGTGGTTCGTGCCAGAGAGACGTCGCGCACATTCAGCGACCAGCCACTCAGGCCGCCTTCCCAGGCGACCAGATCCACCTCTTCGCTGCCCTTCGACAGGCGCACGAAGTCACCCGAGTTACCCAAAGTTAACGACATGGGAGATTGATCTGGATTGATGTTGAACAGGCTGTAGAAACCCGCCTGGTTGGCCGCCACCGTATAGTAGGCGCCTGGGGCGAGCATGCCCTGCAAGGCCTGGCTGCTGCCGTTGTCGCTGAGCTGGTACTGACTCAAGTCGATACTGCTGCAGCCGGCGTTATACAGCTCGACATACTCTTCGACGCTGTCATTGTTGGGCGCATCGTATAACACTTCGCTGATCAGCAGATTGGCATTGGCATTGGCATTGAAAGCCAGGCCAGCCACTAACGCAGCCGTTGATAACTTATACATATCCATCGTAAATTTTCACTCTAGTATTTTTATTATTGAGCCCGGCCTAAGGCCTGGGCTGACCCCGTACGCCCCGAAGGTAAATCCCTTCGGGGAGCACAAGGAGGCATACTAACGCCCCAAGGTTACAAATTGAAACATTTAAGCCATCATCTTGATAACCTTTGATTAAAATCAAGCTAACAGGCAGTTTTCGCAGGATTTTTACAGTAGGTACTTTTACGGCCAGTGCTTTTACAGCCAGTTCTTTTACAGCAGGTGCTTAGAAATAAGTTCTGTCCGAGTAGTCATAGAGCCATTCGGGACGATAGACCACCATCAGGGTCATCGCCATGCCATTCAGCAGCGCCTCGGGGAAGGCCAGCAGCGGGA is a window from the Shewanella loihica PV-4 genome containing:
- a CDS encoding endonuclease, whose product is MDMYKLSTAALVAGLAFNANANANLLISEVLYDAPNNDSVEEYVELYNAGCSSIDLSQYQLSDNGSSQALQGMLAPGAYYTVAANQAGFYSLFNINPDQSPMSLTLGNSGDFVRLSKGSEEVDLVAWEGGLSGWSLNVRDVSLARTTVINTKSQADWSAMDNAGTPGTGSLDSCDTSAGGSDNQLGNGQPKSDLNAAKGLSLSYLFDLPQGASDVVVTMSGGTGDADLYLRQGSEPTLSEYDCAPYLTGNNEQCSVTTPVVGRYYVNINAYEAFSGVSLSLSYNVASGGDGSGSGDGSGSGSGTGGDGSAGDNGDYVYTSYYGDAIGKSGAALKASLNGIIKGHTRFSYSQVWDGLNYADEDPANSNNVILLYSGRSEPKTNRAGLSTSLDAWNREHVWAKSHGFPSSSQYAYTDLHHLRPADVTVNSSRSNKDFAAGGDEISEAPGNFTDADSFEPRDEVKGDVARMVFYMDVRYEGNDASGTPDLSVVSGVTGNGEALLGDLCTLYRWHQQDPVSDWERRRNNRVFEWQKNRNPFIDNSSWVSEIYGASCP